Proteins from a single region of Aureibacter tunicatorum:
- a CDS encoding sensor histidine kinase, with translation MLKAQLKLKKQELKYLKMQINPHFLFNTLNSIYGFALQRADETPDLILRLSGLLDYMLYQIDKPEVPISLETEHLANYIELEKIRLEDSLDISHNFDMLNNECMVSPMLFIPFIENAFKHGRKVGNKLKVWIELRVDQKEINFNVKNTYHIQHESSQSGGLGLNNIRQRLKILYPDRHHLIIENNLQEQYFHINLTLQTSKTTSYELSY, from the coding sequence ATGCTTAAAGCTCAACTGAAGCTAAAGAAACAAGAACTGAAGTATCTTAAAATGCAGATCAATCCGCATTTTCTTTTCAACACGCTGAACTCCATTTATGGATTCGCTTTGCAAAGAGCTGATGAAACACCTGATCTGATATTAAGGCTTTCGGGACTTCTAGACTATATGCTTTATCAAATAGACAAGCCTGAGGTCCCTATCTCGTTGGAGACCGAGCATTTGGCAAATTATATAGAGCTTGAAAAAATCAGACTAGAAGATAGCCTGGATATTTCTCACAATTTCGATATGCTTAATAATGAATGCATGGTTTCTCCCATGCTGTTCATTCCATTTATAGAAAATGCTTTTAAACATGGTCGAAAAGTCGGAAATAAATTAAAAGTATGGATTGAGCTTAGAGTGGATCAAAAAGAAATCAATTTCAACGTTAAGAACACCTATCATATTCAACATGAATCATCACAATCTGGAGGACTTGGATTGAATAATATTAGGCAAAGACTGAAAATATTATATCCGGATCGTCATCATCTAATCATTGAAAATAACCTTCAAGAACAGTATTTTCACATCAACCTAACTCTCCAAACCTCAAAAACAACATCCTATGAACTTTCCTATTAA